Part of the Micromonospora rhizosphaerae genome is shown below.
GGCGGCGGGCGTGTCCTCGCCGGTCGGGTTCCGGTGGTTCCGGCACGCTGGCGGCGTGAATCCTGCGTTGCCGCCGAGGGTGTCGGGCCGCTATCTGTCGTTCAGCGAGCGCGAAGACATCGCTCTGTCGCGGGCGCAAGGCATGGGCGTCCGCGAGATCGCACGCCAGCTCGGCCGGGACCCGTCGACGATCTCGCGGGAGTTGCGGCGCAACGCCTCGACCAGGACGTACCGCCTGGATTACAAGGCTTCGACTGCGCAGTGGCATGCTGAGCGTCGAGCCCGCCGGCCGAAGACCGCGAAGCTGCTGGCCAATGAGCGGCTTCGAGAGTACGTCCAGCAACGGCTTGCGGGTGCGATCCGGACAGCGGGCGGCCGACTGGTCGCTGGGCCGCAGGGCCCGCAGTGGAAGGGCCGCAACAAGCCTCACCGTGGTGATCGGGCATGGACTATCGGATGGAGCCCGGAGCAGATCTCCCGCAGGCTCAGGGCCGAGTTCCCGGAGGATGAGTCGATGCGCATCAGCCACGAGGCGATCTACCAGGCGCTCTACGTCCAGAGCCGCGGCGCCCTCAAGCGCGAACTCGTCACCTGCTTGCGGACCGGGCGGGCGCTTCGCGTTCCCCGGGCACGCGCGAAGCAACGCGCGTGGGCGCACGTCACCAGCGACACGCTGATCAGTGAACGTCCCGCTGAAGTCGCGGACCGTGCCGTGCCCGGGCACTGGGAAGGGGATCTGATCATCGGTTTGCAGCGTTCCGCGATCGGGACACTGGTCGAGCGGACGACGAGGTTCACGATGCTGATCCACCTGCCTCGTGAGGACG
Proteins encoded:
- a CDS encoding IS30 family transposase; the encoded protein is MAYGLGQKRVREYRGQIPSPGRPTVAWREDRVRFWAAISRGVMTEDAAAAAGVSSPVGFRWFRHAGGVNPALPPRVSGRYLSFSEREDIALSRAQGMGVREIARQLGRDPSTISRELRRNASTRTYRLDYKASTAQWHAERRARRPKTAKLLANERLREYVQQRLAGAIRTAGGRLVAGPQGPQWKGRNKPHRGDRAWTIGWSPEQISRRLRAEFPEDESMRISHEAIYQALYVQSRGALKRELVTCLRTGRALRVPRARAKQRAWAHVTSDTLISERPAEVADRAVPGHWEGDLIIGLQRSAIGTLVERTTRFTMLIHLPREDGWGVIPRTKNGPALAGYGAITMSKALAATITQLPEQLRRSLTWDRGKELSAHARFTVETGVPVFFADPHSPWQRGTNENTNGLLRQYFPKGTDLSRWSADEINAVAHALNSRPRKTLDWKTPAEALDEHLRSLQQPSVATTD